A region of the Serinicoccus profundi genome:
CACGTGCCCGAGGTCGTCGTCGACTCCGACGTGCCCTTCCACACGTCCGACACCATCATGCGGCTGCCCGAGCTGCCGACCAGCCTGGTCATCCTCGGCGGCGGCTACATCGCGGCGGAGTTCGCCCACGTCTTCTCCGCGCTCGGCGTGTCCGTGCGGATCGTCACCCGCGGCGACGGCCTGCTGCGGGCGCTGGACGAGGAGGTCTCCCGCGCCTACACCGCCCTCGCCCGCGACCAGTGGGACGTGCACACGGGCGTCGAGGTGGCGTCGGTCGCGCAGGGCCAGGAGGAGGTCGAGCTCAGCCTGACCGACGGCGCGGTGGTCGGCGGGGAGGTCCTGCTCGTGGCGACGGGGCGGGTCCCTCACACCCACGACCTGGGGCTGGAGCACACCGGGGTGCGCACCCACGAGGACGGCCGGGTGGCCGTCGACCGCTTCGGGCGCACCGACGTGGACGGGGTGTGGTCGCTGGGCGACGCGTCCTCCGAGCACCAGCTCAAGCACGTCGCCAACCACGAGGCCCGGGTCGTGGCGCACAACCTGGCGCACCCCGAGGACCTGCGGGCCGTCGACCACCGCTTCGTGCCCTCGGCCGTCTTCACCCACCCCCAGATCGCGACCGTGGGACTCACCGAGGCGCAGGCGCAGGAGCAGGGGTATGCCGTGACGACCAAGGTGCAGCGGTTCGGCGACACGGCCTACGGCTGGGCCATGGAGGACACCACCGGCCTGCTCAAGGCGGTCGGTGACGCGGCGACCGGCCGGCTCCTCGGTGTCCACGCGATGGGCCCGCACGCCAGCACCCTCATCCAGCCGGCCATCCAGGCGCTCAGCCTGGGCCCGGCGATCACCGCGCACGAGCTCGCGCGGGGGCAGTACTGGATCCACCCGGCCCTCTCGGAGGTGCTGGAGAACGCCCTGCTGGGCCTGCGGGTGCCCGAGGACGTCGGGGACGCCACGTAGCATGACCCCATGCCCGACACGACGACGATGACCACGGCCGCGCTCGAGCACCGGGTCCGTGACCTGGGACTCGCCGAGCAGGGCCGGCACCAGATCCGCCTGGCGGAGCACGAGATGCCCGGCCTCATGGCGCTGCGCGAGCGCTTCGGCGCCGAGCAGCCGCTCGCGGGGGCCCGCATCGCCGGGTCGCTGCACATGACCGTGCAGACCGCGGTGCTCATCGAGACCCTCGTCGCCCTCGGGGCGCAGGTGCGGTGGGCCTCCTGCAACATCTTCTCCACGCAGGACGAGGCGGCCGCCGCCGTCGTCGTCGGCCCGCAGGGCACCCCCGAGGACCCGCAGGGCGTCCCGGTCTTCGCCTGGAAGGGCGAGACGCTGGAGGACTACTGGGCGTGCACGACCCAGATCATGCTGTGGCCCGACGGGGAGGGCCCCAACCTCATCCTCGACGACGGCGGTGACGCGACGCTGCTCGTGCTCAAGGGCCGGGAGTGGGAGCGGCAGGGTGCGGTGCCGAGCCCGCAGGAGGAGGACCCGGAGGAGTGGCGGGTCATCCTCGAGACGGTCCGCGCATCCCTGACGCAGGACCCGCAGCGGTGGACCCGGGTCGCCGAGGGCGTCCGCGGGGTCTCGGAGGAGACCACGACGGGCGTGCACCGGCTCTACCAGCTGCACGAGGCCGGTGAGCTGCTGTTCCCCGCGATCAACGTCAACGACGCGGTGACCAAGAGCAAGTTCGACAACACCTACGGCTGCCGGCACAGCCTCATCGACGGCATCAACCGCGCGACCGACGTGCTCATCGGCGGCAAGGTCGCCGTCGTCTGCGGCTACGGCGACGTCGGCAAGGGCTGCGCCGAGGCGCTGCGCGGCCAGGGCGCCCGCGTCATCGTCACCGAGATCGACCCCATCTGTGCGCTCCAGGCCGCGATGGACGGCTACCAGGTCGCCCGCCTCGAGGACGTCGTGTCCTCCGCCGACTTCGTCATCACCGCGACGGGGTGCAAGGACGTCGTCACGGTCGAGCACATGAGGGCGATGAAGGACAAGGCGGTCCTGGGCAACATCGGCCACTTCGACAACGAGATCGACATGGCCGGGCTCGCCCGGGTGCCGGACGTGCAGCGGGTCGAGATCAAGCCCCAGGTCCACGAGTGGAGCTTCGCCGAGGGCCGCTCGATCATCGTGCTGTCCGAAGGACGTCTGCTCAACCTCGGCAACGCCACCGGACACCCCAGCTTCGTCATGTCCGCGAGCTTCGCCAACCAGGTGCTCGCCCAGATCGAGCTGCACACCCGCCTGGACGCCTACCCGCTCGGGGTGCACACCCTGCGCAAGGAGCTCGACGAGGAGGTCGCGCGGCTGCACCTGGCCTCGGTCGCGGCCCACCTGACCGAGCTGACCAAGGAGCAGGCCAGCTACCTCGGGGTCGACGTGGCCGGCCCCTACAAGCCCGAGCACTACCGCTACTGATCCCGGTGCAGGGGCACAGACGCAGGAGGAACCCGTGAGCGCTCGAGTACTCGTGGTCGACGACGACCAGGCCTTGGCCGAGATGCTCGGCATCGTGCTGCGCAAGGAGGGCTACGAGGTCGCCACCTGCGCCGACGGAGGTCGCGCCATGCCGATGTTCCGAGAGTTCCGTCCCGACCTGGTCCTGCTCGACGTCATGCTGCCCTCCAAGGACGGCATCGAGGTATGCCGTGAGCTGCGCGGCGAGTCCGGCGTCCCCGTGGTGATGCTCACCGCGCGCACCGACACCAAGGACGTCGTGCTCGGCCTGGAGGCCGGGGCCGACGACTACGTCGTCAAGCCGTTCAAGCCCCAGGAGCTCCTCGCGCGCATCCGGGCCCGGTTGCGGCGCACCGACACCGGCGACGACACGCGGCTCCAGGTGGGTGACGTCCAGATCGACGTCGCCGGGCACGAGGTCACCCGGGCCGGGGAGCAGATCCCCCTGACCCCGCTGGAGTTCGACCTGCTCGTGGCCCTGGCGAGCAAGCCCACCCAGGTCTTCGACCGCGAGTCCCTGCTGGAGCAGGTCTGGGGCTACCGTCACGCCGGCGACACGCGGCTGGTCAACGTGCACGTCCAGCGGCTCCGCAGCAAGATCGAGAAGGACCCCGAGAACCCCCAGATCGTGGTGACGGTGCGTGGCGTCGGATACAAGGCCGGGCACCCCTGACCCGGTCGCCACCGGTCGGCACCTGCTGACCTGGTGGCGAGGGTCGCTGCGGGCGCGGGTGATCACCTCGACGGTGCTGCTCGGCTCGTTGCTGGCCATCCTGCTCGGCAGCCTGCTCTACCAGCAGGTGTCCCGCGGCCTGGTGGAGCAGGCGATCGACAGCGCCGAACGGGACGCCTCCCAGCAGGTCGCCAACGCCCAGCAGGCCTTCGACTCCACGGACCGTCGTGACGACAGCGGGCTGCGCGGGCTGGCCGAGGAGCAGATCCAGTCGATGAGCGGCCCCTCGGCCGAGGACGGCCGGCGCGTGCACCTGCTCCCCGCGCTCGGCAACGACAGCGGGGTGGTGGAGCGGATGGCCACCGGCGTCGCCGCCGAGGACATCCCCGTCTCCCTGCAGGAGGCGATCGCCGCCGACCCGGCCAACCAGCAGGTCCTCGTGACGCCGGTGTCGCTCGGCGAGGGGCAGGACCGGGCGACCGCGGTGGTCGTGGGCTCGCGGGTGTCGTTGCTGCGGGCCGGTCCTTACGACCTGGTGCTCGTCTATCCGCTGCTGCGCGAGCAGGAGACCCTCGACCTCGTCCGCCAGCTGTTCCTGCTCGGTGGCCTCGGCCTGGTCGCGCTCGTCGTCGGCCTCGCGCTGCTGGCGACCCGGATGGTCACCCGTCCGGTCGAGGAGGTGGCGAAGGCCTCCCAGGAGGTCGCGCAGGGGCACCTGGACGAGCGGCTGCCCGTCGTCGGCAACGACGAGATCGCCCAGCTCGCGACCTCCTTCAACACCATGGCCGACTCCATCCAGCACCAGATCCGCGAGCTGCGCTCGCTGTCCCAGCTGCAGCAGCGCTTCGTCTCCGACGTCTCCCACGAGCTGCGGACCCCGCTCACGACGATGCGGATGGCCGGCGACGTGCTCCACGCCTCGCGCGAGGACTTCACCGCCCCGGTCGCACGCTCCGCCGAGCTGCTCGACCAGGAGATGGACCGTTTCGAGGACCTCCTCGCCGAGCTCCTGGAGATCAGCCGGTTCGACTCCGGCGCGGTGACGGTCGAGCGGCACGAGGAGGACATCCTGCCGACGGTCCGGGCCGCGGTGCAGGGGGTGGAGACCCTCGCCGCCAAGGTCGGCACCCTCCTGCGGCTGCACCTCCCGGACGAGCGGGTCGAGGTCTGCATGGACGGGCGCCGGATCTCCCGCATCCTGCGCAACCTGCTCACCAATGCCGTCGAGCACGGCGAGGGCCGACCGGTCGACGTCACGGTGGCCTGCACCCCCCAGGTGGTCGCCGTCAGCGTCCGCGACCACGGGATCGGGCTGACCGAGGAGCAGCGGCACCAGGTCTTCGACCGGTTCTGGCGCGCCGACCCGGCCCGCACCCGGACCACCGGGGGCACGGGGCTGGGGCTCGCGATCGCCGTGGAGGACGCGCGCGTCCACGGCGGCTGGCTCCAGGTCGGCAGCGAGCCGGGTCGTGGGGCGTGCCTCCGCCTCGTGCTGCCCCGCACGCATACCTATGTCATCGCCGAGGAACCACCACCGGTGCCGGCCGACCGCGACCTCGACGGCAGAGCCACCGACGGCGTCGTGCCCCCGGTCGTGCTGGCGCTGGCCACGAGGGAGGACGACTGATGCGACGTCACCTGCTCGCGGCGCTCGCCGCCGTGACCCTGGTCGTGACCGCCTGCTCCGGTCAGCTGCCGACCACCCCGGAGCCGCGGGCCGGCCTCCCGGTCTCCCAGCAGTCCGAGCGGGAGGTCGAGCGGCTGCTGCCGCCCGCCCCGCAGGACGCCGGGCCGGTGGAGATCGTCGAGGGCTTCCTGCGCGCCAACGAAGGCTTCGCCAGCGACGACGACGTCTCCCGCACCTACCTCACCTCCGAGCTCGCCAACAGCTGGGTGCCCACCGCGGCGGTCATGGTCTACGGCGGCGACGCCACGGTCAGCCTCACCGACGACGACGAGGTGAGCGTCCAGCTCGAGGTCATCGGCCGGCTCGACGCCGACGGGCGGCTCACCGAGCAGGTGCCGCAGACGTCCACGCAGACCTTCGGGCTCACCGAGGTGGACGGCGCGACCCGGATCAGCACCTTCCCCGACGACGCCGGGCTGTGGCTCTCCGACACCGCCTTCGAGCGCGCCTTCCGACCGACGGTCCTGTCCTACCTCAACGCCCAGCGCGACGTCTTCGTCCCCGAGCTGCGGTGGCTGGCCGACAGCGAGGGGTTGCCGACCGCCATCACGCGCGCCCAGCTCGCGCCCCTGCCGCCCCACCTGGAGGGGGCCCTGACCACCGCGGCGACCGAGGAGGTGCGGCTCGCGACCCCGGCCGTGCCGGTCGACCCCTCGACCCTCGTCGCGACCGTCAACCTCCAGGGGGCCACCCTGGCCCAGGACGACAGCCGGGCCGACGACCTCAGCAGCCAGCTGGCCCACAGCCTCCTGGGGCTGTCCTCGGTCGCGGGGGTGGACGTGCAGGTGGCGGGTCGGTCGCTGCCGCTGGAGGGCGTCGAGGGTCCGATCACCGGCGCCACGGAGCTGCCCTACACCGAGGTGGAGCGCGAGGTGGCGCAGGTCCTGCTGCGGGTCGGCGAGCAGCTCACCGTGGCCGACCCCTCGCAGTACGCCCTGCGCGACCTGGAGCCGGCGGAGGACGTCGAGCTGCCGGGTGTCGAGCTGCGCTGGACCGGGTTGGCCGTGACGGAGGACCTCGAGGACCTCGCGGCGGTGTCGGTGGACGGCGCCGCCTTCCGCCGGTGGCGCGGCGAGCAGGTCCACACCAACGAGGGCATCGGTGACGATCTCACCCCGCCGGGCGTCGACCCGCAGGGTGCCTTCTGGCTCGGGGGCATCCATCGCAGCAGCCGGACGCCTCGGGTCTGGGTGGTCGACGAGACCCGGCTGGACGCCGTGGCGCGGCCGGTGGAGGCCGACTGGCTGGAGGCGGAGGACCGGATCGAGCGGGTGGCGATCTCCCCGGACGGCAGCCGGGTGGTCATGGTCGTCCGGCAGACCGTCGGGCAGGACGCCCAGGAACCGCCGCCGCACCGCCTGCTGCTCAGCGGGATCGTGCGGGATGCCTCGGGTCGTCCGCGCGAGCTGACGGCCCCCCTGCCCCTGGTGCCGCACCTGCGTGACGTCGTCGCGGCCCACTGGAGCGCCGCGGGGGAGCTCGTCATCGTGGGACAGCGGCAGGACGACACCGAGCCCCAGCCCTTCCGGCTGGAGCTCGGTGGGTGGCTGCAGCACCTGGGGTCGCTCCCCGGGCTCGTCGACGCGGTGCCGGTCCCACGCGCCACCGGGGTGCAGGTCATCGCCCGCACCGAGGACGGCGGGGTCTACGTGCCGGAGGGGCAGAGCGGGTGGCAGCCGGTCCGCAACGGTGACCAGGTGGTCGTCCCCGGGGACTGAGCCCTCCTGTGGACAGCCGCCGGTGACGCCCGCACGGTGCGAGGCTGGGGTATGCCGTGGCGACCGGGGGAGGACCTGCGCGCGCTGGTGGAGCTCGTGGCCCCGGCGCAGTGCCCCGGGTGCGGACGCGAGGGGTCACGCCTGTGCCGGTGGTGCGCCGCGGAGCTGGGAGGCGGGAGCCCCCGCCTCTGGCGTCCCACGCCGTGCCCGGCCGGGTTCCCGCCGACGTGGTCGGGCCCGGCCTACGACGGCGCGGTGCGGGGGATCGTGGTGGCGTGGAAGGAGCAGGACCGGGTGGACCTCGGCCCGGCTCTGGCCGTCGTCCTGCGCGCAGCGCTCGTGGCCGCGATCGAGGCCTCGCCGGAGCATCGGGAGGCGGTCCGCTCCGGTCGGCCGGTGGCCGTGGTGCCGGCGCCCTCGGCGCGGGCGAGCACCCGCTCGCGGGGGCGCTCGCCGGTGCGCGAGCTCGCCCTCAGGGCCTCAGGATCGCCCCGTGCGGTGGTCGGTGCCCTGGTCCTGGCCCGCGCCGTCCAGGACCAGGCGGGACTGTCCGCCGGGGCCAGGGCGGCCAACCTCGGCGGCGCGGTGCGGGTCCGCCCCGGCCTCGGGGACGCCCTCGAGGGGGTCCCGTGCGTCGTCGTCGACGACGTCGTCACGACCGGGGCGACCCTCGTCGAGTGCGCCCGGGCCCTGCGTGCCGCAGGGTCCGGGGGCGTGGTCGCGGCGACCGTCGCGGCGACCGCACGGCGCGACCGGACCGACCCGAGGGTGTCCCCTATCGCCGGAGGGTGAGGCGGACTAGTGTGGGTCCATGGAGCACCTCGCGAGCAGACGTGAGGGGGTGAGGCCGGACGAGAGCAGGCGCCGCTATCGACGCCATACCCCACACAACCCCGTCGTGCATGGAGGACTTTGATGGAACTCACCGTGACCGGTCGCAAGAGAGACGTGCCCGAGCGCTTCCGCCGCCACATCGAGGACAAGCTCGACAAGATCCCACAGCTGGCCCCACGGGTCCGCCGCACCGAGGTGGTGCTGACCCACGAGGCCAACCCCCGGCAGGCCAAGGAGGCCGAGCGGTGCGAGATCACCTGCTACGTGCACCGCACCGTCGTCCGGGCGGAGGCGGCCGCGGACGAGGACTACGCCGCGCTCGACCTCGCCATGGGCAAGCTCACCGAGCGGCTGCGGCGGCTGGGTGACAAGCGACGCGTCTCCCACACCGGCAAGCACCGGCTCCCCTCCGTCGCCGAGGCGACCTTCGGGCTGCCGACCGAGCCGCTGGCCCCCGACGACGACGGCGCCGACCGGCCCGAGCGCAGCCCCGAGGAGGCGGTCGACGAGGCTCTGCAGACGCGTGGCAACAGCCCGATCGAGATCCGCGAGAAGGTCCACGCCTCCCCGCCGATGACCGTGGGTGAGGCCCTGTCGCAGATGGAGCTGGTGGGTCACGAGTTCTTCCTCTTCCACGACGCCGACGCCGACCGGCCGAGCGTGGTCTACCGCCGCCGAGGCTGGTCCTACGGTGTCCTGCGGCTCGATCGCGCCGAGACCGAGGGTGAGGAGCCGGTCGACCGGGCCGGAGCGCCTGCCGCGGCCGTCGCCTCCTGAAGCGACCTCTCCGCCTCACCGGGCCGGCCCCGGAGACACCCGCTGAGGGTGGCTCCGGGGCCGGTCTGTCGGGGGCACCTGGCAGGCTGAGCCACGTGCTGACCCTCACCCAGGCCCAGGCCGCCCGCATCGCCCTCGCCGCCCAGGGCTTCGGTCGCGCCCGGCCCGCCGACCCGGGCACCCGCCAGCTCGTGGGTGTCCTCGACCGGCTCGGGGTCGTCCAGATCGACAGCGTCAACGTGCTCACCCGCAGCCACTACCTCCCGTTCTTCTCCCGGCTGGGCCGCTACGACAGCACCCTGCTCGACCGGCTCCGCGACGGCTCGGGCGTCCGGGGCAGGGCGCGGGCGGGCCGCCGCATGGTCGAGTGCTGGGCGCACGAGGCCTCTCTCGTCCCGCTGGCGACGTGGCCGCTGCTCGGCTTCCGGATGCGTCGCCCACGCACCCTGGCCTGGCGCGAGGAGCTGCGCGGGCAGCACCCCGGTCTCCTCGACGCCGTCGCCGAGGTGGTCGACGAGCACGGCCCGCTCACCGCCCGTGAGGTGGAGGTGCACCTGCCGCACGGCGCCGGTCGCCGCAGCGACCCCTGGGGGTGGAACTGGTCGGCCGTCAAGACCTCCCTGGAGTGCCTCTTCGAGACCGGTGAGGTCACCAGCGCCGGACGCACCAGCCAGTTCGAGCGGCTGTATGCCCCGACCGACCGGGTGCTGCCGCCGGAGGTCCTGCGTCGCGCACCCGGTGAGCCGGACGCGCCCGGTCAGCACGAGTCCGTGGTCGAGCTGCTCGCGATCTCCTTGCGGGCGCACGGCCTGGGCAGCGCCCGCTGCCTCGGCGACTACTTCCGGGTGCGCGGGCCGAGGGTGCTCGCGGGGCTGGAGACCCTCGAGGCGCAGGGGAGGGCCGAGCGGGTGCAGGTGCGCGGCTGGGACCGCCCGGTCTGGCTGGACCCGCAGGCGCGCCGGCCGCGACGGGTGGAGGGCGCCGCCCTGCTCAGCCCCTTCGACTCCCTCATCTGGCAGCGCGAGCGCGTCGAGCAGCTCTGGGGCTTCCGCTACCGCCTGGAGATCTACGTCCCAGCCCCGCAACGGGTGCACGGCTACTACGTCCTGCCCTTCCTGCTCGACGAGCGGC
Encoded here:
- a CDS encoding mycothione reductase, giving the protein MSDTSHYDLVIIGTGSGNSLVTPELEGRRIAVVEDGVFGGTCLNVGCIPTKMFVYAAEVASTIRDAARFGIDATLDQVRWADIRDRIFGRIDPISDGGRDYRVEGEHTEAFLGHARFTGDHDLEVEITRPGGHHELGSVHRLTADQIVIATGARPHVPEVVVDSDVPFHTSDTIMRLPELPTSLVILGGGYIAAEFAHVFSALGVSVRIVTRGDGLLRALDEEVSRAYTALARDQWDVHTGVEVASVAQGQEEVELSLTDGAVVGGEVLLVATGRVPHTHDLGLEHTGVRTHEDGRVAVDRFGRTDVDGVWSLGDASSEHQLKHVANHEARVVAHNLAHPEDLRAVDHRFVPSAVFTHPQIATVGLTEAQAQEQGYAVTTKVQRFGDTAYGWAMEDTTGLLKAVGDAATGRLLGVHAMGPHASTLIQPAIQALSLGPAITAHELARGQYWIHPALSEVLENALLGLRVPEDVGDAT
- the ahcY gene encoding adenosylhomocysteinase, whose translation is MPDTTTMTTAALEHRVRDLGLAEQGRHQIRLAEHEMPGLMALRERFGAEQPLAGARIAGSLHMTVQTAVLIETLVALGAQVRWASCNIFSTQDEAAAAVVVGPQGTPEDPQGVPVFAWKGETLEDYWACTTQIMLWPDGEGPNLILDDGGDATLLVLKGREWERQGAVPSPQEEDPEEWRVILETVRASLTQDPQRWTRVAEGVRGVSEETTTGVHRLYQLHEAGELLFPAINVNDAVTKSKFDNTYGCRHSLIDGINRATDVLIGGKVAVVCGYGDVGKGCAEALRGQGARVIVTEIDPICALQAAMDGYQVARLEDVVSSADFVITATGCKDVVTVEHMRAMKDKAVLGNIGHFDNEIDMAGLARVPDVQRVEIKPQVHEWSFAEGRSIIVLSEGRLLNLGNATGHPSFVMSASFANQVLAQIELHTRLDAYPLGVHTLRKELDEEVARLHLASVAAHLTELTKEQASYLGVDVAGPYKPEHYRY
- the mtrA gene encoding MtrAB system response regulator MtrA, whose amino-acid sequence is MSARVLVVDDDQALAEMLGIVLRKEGYEVATCADGGRAMPMFREFRPDLVLLDVMLPSKDGIEVCRELRGESGVPVVMLTARTDTKDVVLGLEAGADDYVVKPFKPQELLARIRARLRRTDTGDDTRLQVGDVQIDVAGHEVTRAGEQIPLTPLEFDLLVALASKPTQVFDRESLLEQVWGYRHAGDTRLVNVHVQRLRSKIEKDPENPQIVVTVRGVGYKAGHP
- the mtrB gene encoding MtrAB system histidine kinase MtrB; its protein translation is MASDTRPGTPDPVATGRHLLTWWRGSLRARVITSTVLLGSLLAILLGSLLYQQVSRGLVEQAIDSAERDASQQVANAQQAFDSTDRRDDSGLRGLAEEQIQSMSGPSAEDGRRVHLLPALGNDSGVVERMATGVAAEDIPVSLQEAIAADPANQQVLVTPVSLGEGQDRATAVVVGSRVSLLRAGPYDLVLVYPLLREQETLDLVRQLFLLGGLGLVALVVGLALLATRMVTRPVEEVAKASQEVAQGHLDERLPVVGNDEIAQLATSFNTMADSIQHQIRELRSLSQLQQRFVSDVSHELRTPLTTMRMAGDVLHASREDFTAPVARSAELLDQEMDRFEDLLAELLEISRFDSGAVTVERHEEDILPTVRAAVQGVETLAAKVGTLLRLHLPDERVEVCMDGRRISRILRNLLTNAVEHGEGRPVDVTVACTPQVVAVSVRDHGIGLTEEQRHQVFDRFWRADPARTRTTGGTGLGLAIAVEDARVHGGWLQVGSEPGRGACLRLVLPRTHTYVIAEEPPPVPADRDLDGRATDGVVPPVVLALATREDD
- a CDS encoding LpqB family beta-propeller domain-containing protein, giving the protein MRRHLLAALAAVTLVVTACSGQLPTTPEPRAGLPVSQQSEREVERLLPPAPQDAGPVEIVEGFLRANEGFASDDDVSRTYLTSELANSWVPTAAVMVYGGDATVSLTDDDEVSVQLEVIGRLDADGRLTEQVPQTSTQTFGLTEVDGATRISTFPDDAGLWLSDTAFERAFRPTVLSYLNAQRDVFVPELRWLADSEGLPTAITRAQLAPLPPHLEGALTTAATEEVRLATPAVPVDPSTLVATVNLQGATLAQDDSRADDLSSQLAHSLLGLSSVAGVDVQVAGRSLPLEGVEGPITGATELPYTEVEREVAQVLLRVGEQLTVADPSQYALRDLEPAEDVELPGVELRWTGLAVTEDLEDLAAVSVDGAAFRRWRGEQVHTNEGIGDDLTPPGVDPQGAFWLGGIHRSSRTPRVWVVDETRLDAVARPVEADWLEAEDRIERVAISPDGSRVVMVVRQTVGQDAQEPPPHRLLLSGIVRDASGRPRELTAPLPLVPHLRDVVAAHWSAAGELVIVGQRQDDTEPQPFRLELGGWLQHLGSLPGLVDAVPVPRATGVQVIARTEDGGVYVPEGQSGWQPVRNGDQVVVPGD
- a CDS encoding ComF family protein, with translation MPWRPGEDLRALVELVAPAQCPGCGREGSRLCRWCAAELGGGSPRLWRPTPCPAGFPPTWSGPAYDGAVRGIVVAWKEQDRVDLGPALAVVLRAALVAAIEASPEHREAVRSGRPVAVVPAPSARASTRSRGRSPVRELALRASGSPRAVVGALVLARAVQDQAGLSAGARAANLGGAVRVRPGLGDALEGVPCVVVDDVVTTGATLVECARALRAAGSGGVVAATVAATARRDRTDPRVSPIAGG
- the hpf gene encoding ribosome hibernation-promoting factor, HPF/YfiA family, which produces MELTVTGRKRDVPERFRRHIEDKLDKIPQLAPRVRRTEVVLTHEANPRQAKEAERCEITCYVHRTVVRAEAAADEDYAALDLAMGKLTERLRRLGDKRRVSHTGKHRLPSVAEATFGLPTEPLAPDDDGADRPERSPEEAVDEALQTRGNSPIEIREKVHASPPMTVGEALSQMELVGHEFFLFHDADADRPSVVYRRRGWSYGVLRLDRAETEGEEPVDRAGAPAAAVAS
- a CDS encoding winged helix-turn-helix domain-containing protein gives rise to the protein MLTLTQAQAARIALAAQGFGRARPADPGTRQLVGVLDRLGVVQIDSVNVLTRSHYLPFFSRLGRYDSTLLDRLRDGSGVRGRARAGRRMVECWAHEASLVPLATWPLLGFRMRRPRTLAWREELRGQHPGLLDAVAEVVDEHGPLTAREVEVHLPHGAGRRSDPWGWNWSAVKTSLECLFETGEVTSAGRTSQFERLYAPTDRVLPPEVLRRAPGEPDAPGQHESVVELLAISLRAHGLGSARCLGDYFRVRGPRVLAGLETLEAQGRAERVQVRGWDRPVWLDPQARRPRRVEGAALLSPFDSLIWQRERVEQLWGFRYRLEIYVPAPQRVHGYYVLPFLLDERLVGRVDLKADREVGVLRARAVHWEPGTDVAHAAPRLVTELETMAGWLGLGRVDLPAG